GTTTTGTAGGTATTACAATGTTCAGTCAATTAATCTGCAGTCACTTTTTTATTAGCGTTTGGCAAATCGTTGCGTCATTGTTCATAATGAATCAAATGAACATTGTCTTTTCAAGTATTAGAGGGCTAGACATTTCGGATTACAAATTATCCATCCCATGCCTTACTTTTGCTTTTCATGGGGCTGCAGAATGTATGTTATTTTGGATATTCGATGAAGACTTTGACAGATGAAGATCTAAGATCCATGATAGCATCAACTCTTACTTACCGCATTGATCATCAGTAGGTCTTTCTACCAAACTAAGTGAAGGTGTAAACCAAGGAGGGATAACATACTACAAGTGGTGAAGAACCGAGGCAATGGTCAAGCAATTAAGTCCCAAGTTGTGCTCAGCATCATGGAGAATTGAAGATCCATTAGAATGGTCTATACGCAACTCAAACAAAGATGCTGAATCATTTGGCGGCGAAGAAGAGTAGCATCCTTTGATAGCAAATAAAATGGAGATGTAATTACTAGGTCTATTTGTCCTACAATTGAAATACAGGAATGtaatctatttttgttttgcaaatgAGGTTTAAACCATTAGAGAGGAGAATGTACTCTTATTTATTTGCACGTGAATGATAATTAGTATGAGAATGACCCTACTTATTTATTTGGCTTGTGAATGGTGATTTAGAATGGGAAATGCCCGGCGTGGGCTTGTGTGTAACTTGATGCTATTCTTGTTGTTGTTCTAGTTGTATTGACTGAGACACGAGACATCGGGTTAGGACCAAAAATAGGGGAGACTCTGtcgaaattttttcaaaacctaCATTTGGTTAACCTAGGAACCAAACTTACGTATTTCCATCAGACCATTGCAACTACATACTTTCAAATGCAAGGACCAAATTCAGAATAAATAATTTTAGGCTACATAAATAGATGATGTACACAAATTGAGTCAATATGGAAGAACTACATACTTTCAAAATTAGGACACGAAGTCGTGTCCGACACGCTTGCGATATGGATCAAGAGTTCCATTGCATACCAGAGATTCCATTTCATACAACATTAGCAAAATATATTTTAGATGATTACATGAAACAAAAACTGAAATGCATACATTATAAATTACTTTCCAACAAAATACAAGAAACTTTCTACATCAACAAGCAAGTCTTCTACTCTTTGCCGTTATCCTTTGCATTCAACATATCTGTAAAAgagatttttctttctttccaaccCTGCCCTTGGCTTTCCATTAAACTTGATTGCCCTCCTCCCCAAACTTGACTACTCGTGATACTTGATTGTCCTCTCCAAACTTCACTATTGAATAAACTTGGCATGTTGCTTTGTGAAGTTGGGAAGTTGGTAATAAATTGGTCAAAGCTTGCTCCGGTTCCGCCTTGTGCCATATTTGGGAGGATGGCTCCGCCTTGTGCCATACTTGGAGAAAATGGGAGGATAGCTCCGCCTTGTGCCATAGTTGGTTGCATATTATGGAGCATCATGTTGGGCCACATAAATTGCCCCATGTAGCATGGGTAACTCTGGCAAAAAATAATCAAGTTTAACATGAAACATAATAAAGGTATTATAGTACGAACttagcaaaaagaaaagtttcTTACATTTACATTTCCAACACTCTCTTGTGTCCCAAACACATGGCCATCTGCAATATTCTCAATCTCctgaaattagtaaaaaaaatataactagtAAGCATCCAAGTTAGGTATATGTCCATAAAGTAAGCAACAAATGAATATAAACTTATACCTTCGTTTTTTCATTAGACaatgtcttcttttttggttctcttttcttcttaccaattttttcaacaaaaccttgcTTTCTTTTAGACGTCGGTCTCCCTTTTCGACGAAGAGGTTTTGGGTCAAGGATGATCTTACTCTCTTTGGAAGCTAGAATTTCATCTCCAAATGGAAAGGAATCATTAGGAGTACCGAAAACTATATTACTTCCACAAACAACCGAAGATTCAACTAATTCTTGTTTTAGCTCCCGTAGCCGTCCCATCACCTTAGCATACTTCTCTTCACAATCTTCCGCCAAATCGGCAACCTCATTAAAGAGATTGCACATGTTGTCATACCGACGTGCTTGAATTGTCCTTGATGAGTTATCGTAGTTGATTCGAATTTTGGTGTGGACCCTCTTCAcatcttttctccatcttttcaAGACATACTTATCAGGTACTCTTTGAATTCCCCTATCATGGAATACTATCAGTTGATGTCTACACACCATTCCTTTAAACTCAAACAATCGACAATTACAATTGGCTTCATTGGTCTCACCATTAAAATCGACGATAAATGACACacgttttctctttttctcttcttcataTGTAATCTACTCTTTTACCTCATACTCTGACCAAACAtcatcccttgtttttttttcataagaACACTTAAGTTTCCCAACAAATTCATCTTGAAACTCTTTCGCCTTCGCATTCGTGTAAGcactttgaaattgattctcTAACCCATCTTCAATTATGCATGGGATGTAAGATTGCGAACTTTTcgtatcttcatttttttcattgtcTACCTTTCTCGCCAATGCATTCTTATATTGCTCGACAAATTGCTTCAAGGTCGTTTTCGAATTGATGTAATCGTCAAAATAAGAATTCATGCTCTCACTTCTTTGTGTGGATGACATTCCCGCCCAAAATACATCTTTCACAAAAGCCAGCACCCATCGGTTCCTCTCTAAGTACAACCCATGTAACCATTCATTATCTTGAAGTTCGTACTTTTTGATAAACACCTCCCAAGCATCCTCAAATTCATCTTTTGTAAGTGAATCATAAACCACACTGTGCAAAGAAGGTGAAATTGATTTATACGCATCGTACTTTCCTAACTTTTCTGGCACCTTTTTCAAGATATGCCATATGCACCACCGGTGTCGGGTGTTAGGAAATACGTCTTCTATAGCATTCTTCATGGCCATACATTGATCGGTAATAATTGCTTTAGGAGCACAACCCCACATGCACGTCATCCAAGTCTTAAATAACCATGAGAATGACTTGGTGTCTTCATGAGATATGAGTCCACATCCCAATAATACCGATTGACCATGATGATTGACGCCTACAAATGGAGCAAAAGGCATGTCATACTTGTTTACCAAGTATGTTGTGTCAAATGTCACAACATCACCAAATTCCTTACAAGCCGCCCTACTCCTTGCATCAGCCTAGAATACATTCATCAATCGACCCTTATCATC
The sequence above is drawn from the Rhododendron vialii isolate Sample 1 chromosome 6a, ASM3025357v1 genome and encodes:
- the LOC131328885 gene encoding uncharacterized protein LOC131328885 isoform X2, translating into MVCRHQLIVFHDRGIQRVPDKYVLKRWRKDVKRVHTKIRINYDNSSRTIQARRYDNMCNLFNEVADLAEDCEEKYAKVMGRLRELKQELVESSVVCGSNIVFGTPNDSFPFGDEILASKESKIILDPKPLRRKGRPTSKRKQGFVEKIGKKKREPKKKTLSNEKTKEIENIADGHVFGTQESVGNSYPCYMGQFMWPNMMLHNMQPTMAQGGAILPFSPSMAQGGAILPNMAQGGTGASFDQFITNFPTSQSNMPSLFNSEVWRGQSSITSSQVWGGGQSSLMESQGQGWKERKISFTDMLNAKDNGKE
- the LOC131328885 gene encoding uncharacterized protein LOC131328885 isoform X1, with translation MVCRHQLIVFHDRGIQRVPDKYVLKRWRKDVKRVHTKIRINYDNSSRTIQARRYDNMCNLFNEVADLAEDCEEKYAKVMGRLRELKQELVESSVVCGSNIVFGTPNDSFPFGDEILASKESKIILDPKPLRRKGRPTSKRKQGFVEKIGKKKREPKKKTLSNEKTKEIENIADGHVFGTQESVGNVNSYPCYMGQFMWPNMMLHNMQPTMAQGGAILPFSPSMAQGGAILPNMAQGGTGASFDQFITNFPTSQSNMPSLFNSEVWRGQSSITSSQVWGGGQSSLMESQGQGWKERKISFTDMLNAKDNGKE
- the LOC131328885 gene encoding uncharacterized protein LOC131328885 isoform X5; this translates as MVCRHQLIVFHDRGIQRVPDKYVLKRWRKDVKRVHTKIRINYDNSSRTIQARRYDNMCNLFNEVADLAEDCEEKYAKVMGRLRELKQELVESSVVCGSNIVFGTPNDSFPFGDEILASKESKIILDPKPLRRKGRPTSKRKQGFVEKIGKKKREPKKKTLSNEKTKEIENIADGHVFGTQESVGNSYPCYMGQFMWPNMMLHNMQPTMAQGGAILPNMAQGGTGASFDQFITNFPTSQSNMPSLFNSEVWRGQSSITSSQVWGGGQSSLMESQGQGWKERKISFTDMLNAKDNGKE
- the LOC131328885 gene encoding uncharacterized protein LOC131328885 isoform X4, yielding MVCRHQLIVFHDRGIQRVPDKYVLKRWRKDVKRVHTKIRINYDNSSRTIQARRYDNMCNLFNEVADLAEDCEEKYAKVMGRLRELKQELVESSVVCGSNIVFGTPNDSFPFGDEILASKESKIILDPKPLRRKGRPTSKRKQGFVEKIGKKKREPKKKTLSNEKTKEIENIADGHVFGTQESVGNVNSYPCYMGQFMWPNMMLHNMQPTMAQGGAILPNMAQGGTGASFDQFITNFPTSQSNMPSLFNSEVWRGQSSITSSQVWGGGQSSLMESQGQGWKERKISFTDMLNAKDNGKE
- the LOC131328885 gene encoding uncharacterized protein LOC131328885 isoform X3: MVCRHQLIVFHDRGIQRVPDKYVLKRWRKDVKRVHTKIRINYDNSSRTIQARRYDNMCNLFNEVADLAEDCEEKYAKVMGRLRELKQELVESSVVCGSNIVFGTPNDSFPFGDEILASKESKIILDPKPLRRKGRPTSKRKQGFVEKIGKKKREPKKKTLSNEKTKEIENIADGHVFGTQESVGNVNSYPCYMGQFMWPNMMLHNMQPTMAQGGAILPFSPSMAQGGTGASFDQFITNFPTSQSNMPSLFNSEVWRGQSSITSSQVWGGGQSSLMESQGQGWKERKISFTDMLNAKDNGKE